One genomic region from Ignavibacteriales bacterium encodes:
- a CDS encoding nucleotidyl transferase AbiEii/AbiGii toxin family protein has translation MQNERYLKQAELLIRVLPHINREEVFALKGGTAINFFWRDFPRLSVDIDLTYLPIKGRELSLVDISDRLASIEVRLKRIFPKIEITQKINDKKIYGLILYLDGATVKVEPNTIIRGTVLPVVNKKLCAKAEEKFELTTSINTLSIEDLYGGKICAALDRQHPRDLFDVKLLIENEGITVGIVKAFVFYLISHPRPIVEVLNPGLQDISRLFENEFAGMTTDEAKLEDLISVRRDLISKIKTSLTDEQKSFILSFKNKKPEWKLSGIDGIENYPSVKWKLMNLEKMETKKHQIAYDKLKEYLLP, from the coding sequence ATGCAGAATGAAAGATATTTAAAACAAGCTGAGCTATTAATAAGGGTGTTGCCTCATATAAACCGTGAAGAAGTATTTGCACTTAAGGGCGGAACTGCGATAAACTTTTTCTGGAGGGATTTCCCAAGACTATCTGTTGATATAGATTTAACATATTTGCCAATCAAGGGACGTGAATTATCGCTTGTTGATATCAGTGATAGATTAGCAAGCATTGAGGTAAGGCTTAAAAGAATTTTTCCAAAAATTGAGATCACACAAAAAATTAATGATAAAAAAATATATGGATTAATTCTTTATCTGGATGGTGCGACAGTAAAGGTAGAACCTAATACAATTATAAGAGGAACCGTACTCCCAGTTGTTAATAAAAAGCTATGTGCAAAGGCAGAAGAAAAATTTGAACTGACAACTTCAATTAATACTCTCTCGATTGAGGATCTATATGGTGGAAAGATTTGTGCTGCACTTGATAGACAACATCCAAGAGATTTGTTTGATGTTAAACTGCTAATAGAGAATGAAGGGATCACAGTCGGCATAGTTAAAGCATTTGTATTTTATTTGATAAGTCATCCAAGGCCGATAGTTGAAGTGCTTAATCCAGGATTGCAGGATATATCCCGATTATTTGAGAATGAATTTGCAGGAATGACAACAGATGAGGCTAAACTTGAAGATTTGATTTCTGTAAGACGTGATTTGATATCGAAGATAAAAACTTCATTAACTGATGAACAGAAAAGTTTTATACTATCATTCAAGAATAAGAAACCTGAGTGGAAGTTGTCCGGTATCGATGGAATTGAAAATTATCCATCTGTAAAGTGGAAGTTAATGAACTTAGAAAAAATGGAAACTAAGAAACATCAGATTGCTTATGATAAATTGAAAGAGTACCTACTCCCATAG
- a CDS encoding response regulator has product MDINSIKIRIHLPKNFLRVTFIITCLFCITSFPQIKEPRFEHITIEDGLPENSGTAIFQDHLGYMWFGTQRGLAKYDGYKMITYINSKVDPGSISGDYVQCIYEDHLNNLWIGTKPIKSAGGGLNRFDRSANKFIRYLHYQNDEKSINSNFIKCVYEDKAGNLWVGTDAGLNIFNREKENFIDIILPFRSYGTKESLIVENILEDRVTKKMLFATNYGLYSITRLNSNAPLSDFQIELIDNNELNWVTNLYQTRDGIIWLISDYKLYSYDSKNEKFTPYPITLSYKNAIFEDSYGTIWIGSSSKGVFSYDRKKSEFTLYNHNPNNIHSIGGNLVNCVYEDRSGNLWVGARLSGINKWNRHNSKFKTLEYDPKNNSKLLNKDVYSIYEDDNQQLWIGTNKGITILARETMVFKNKPNSSNDLNRLSKEQISNIIGDPARGNVFWISTLDAGVFRYDAIKKTLQQFKCIPGDSLTLSDSLVNTLENAEDNYLLIGTNRGLDLLNKKNKQLRKFDENISGPLKLENAQVITLLKDNLNNIWIGTNGNGLFKFEHGSKQLVSIKSLFDKRDYQTISVIFEDSKDRLWVGTFRDGIYHLDKKTIEIVHHYSFEDGLSNAGICGILDDEKGNLWISTNRGLLRLNILENTFRNFDISDGLCSNFFNLGASLKSKTGRMYFGTNAGLVYFHPDSIVVDSVPPLVVIQNISLFNRPDENLEYEGFISEIDEITLPYKHNDLHFEYVGLHYGEPQRNKYKYILEGFDKEWIDAGNLRTATYTNLDPGEYVFRVKASNSDGVWNEKGASLKIIINPPFWTTTWAYLFYLILFGSILYYAWRMQLKRVRVKHEFEMSKFEAQKLHEVDEMKSRFFANISHEFRTPLTLILGPVKQIIERTKETRTKEDLNLVHRNANRLLGLVNQLLDISKIESGNMKLQTTPINIIPYLKALVLSFTSYAERKRISLNFVSDVDEIIVYIDKDKFEKIINNILSNAFKFTPDDGLIKVVVNQHNENLKITVSDTGVGIPQEKLQKIFDRFYQVDGSHTREQEGTGIGLSLTKELIELHKGNIEVESEEGKGSSFIISIPLGTDHLKPDEIIELESEKTEHPITESILANTPVSKTNLPDIDLVTNTDKPILLIVEDNYDVRNYIRTNLDNGYRIIEAIDGEDGWNRSTNNLPDLIVSDVMMPRMDGFELCKKIKTDERTSHIPVILLTAKAAKQDKLDGYEIGADDYIMKPFEPDELRARIKNLIIQRKKLQEHFKKNGIFGFTQSQITSIDKKFLQNVLNKVNQRISDASFSVELLSDDLGISRSVVHRKILSLTGETPGELIRRIRLNKAAELIKNKFGNLSEIALEVGFNNPAHFSESFKKQFGVSPSHYQ; this is encoded by the coding sequence ATGGATATTAACTCCATCAAGATCAGAATACATCTTCCAAAAAACTTTTTAAGAGTTACGTTTATAATTACTTGTCTTTTTTGCATCACATCATTCCCGCAAATCAAAGAGCCACGATTTGAACATATTACTATTGAAGATGGGTTACCTGAGAATAGCGGTACTGCAATCTTTCAGGATCATTTAGGATATATGTGGTTTGGTACGCAAAGAGGTCTGGCAAAATATGATGGTTATAAAATGATCACATATATTAATTCAAAAGTTGATCCTGGTAGCATTAGTGGTGATTATGTACAGTGTATTTATGAAGATCATTTAAATAATCTTTGGATTGGGACTAAACCCATAAAATCAGCTGGAGGGGGCCTTAATCGTTTTGATAGAAGTGCAAATAAATTTATACGTTACCTACATTATCAAAATGATGAAAAAAGTATAAACTCAAATTTTATTAAGTGTGTTTATGAAGATAAAGCTGGAAACTTATGGGTAGGTACAGATGCTGGTCTAAATATTTTTAATCGAGAAAAAGAGAATTTTATTGACATCATATTACCTTTCCGTTCCTATGGAACAAAAGAATCATTAATTGTAGAAAATATCCTTGAAGATAGAGTAACAAAAAAAATGCTCTTTGCTACTAATTATGGTTTGTACTCCATAACAAGACTTAATTCAAATGCCCCACTTTCCGATTTTCAAATCGAATTAATCGACAATAACGAGCTGAATTGGGTAACAAATCTCTACCAGACTAGAGATGGAATTATCTGGTTAATAAGCGATTATAAATTGTATTCATATGATTCGAAGAATGAAAAATTTACACCATACCCCATAACATTGAGTTATAAAAATGCGATATTTGAAGACTCTTACGGAACGATATGGATTGGGAGCTCATCAAAAGGGGTTTTTAGTTATGATAGAAAGAAAAGTGAATTTACTCTTTACAATCACAATCCTAATAATATTCACAGCATAGGAGGCAACTTAGTAAACTGCGTTTACGAAGATAGAAGTGGCAATTTATGGGTTGGAGCCCGATTGAGTGGTATAAATAAATGGAACAGACATAATAGTAAGTTTAAAACACTCGAATATGACCCTAAAAACAATTCCAAATTATTGAACAAGGATGTGTACTCAATTTATGAGGATGACAATCAACAACTCTGGATAGGGACTAATAAAGGAATCACAATTCTTGCCAGAGAAACAATGGTATTTAAAAACAAACCTAACTCATCCAATGATTTAAATAGATTATCGAAAGAACAAATTTCTAATATAATAGGTGATCCAGCAAGGGGAAATGTATTCTGGATAAGTACTCTAGACGCTGGAGTCTTTAGGTATGATGCAATAAAAAAAACTCTGCAGCAATTTAAGTGCATTCCAGGAGATTCTTTAACCTTAAGTGATTCTCTGGTCAATACATTAGAAAATGCTGAAGACAACTATTTGTTAATCGGCACAAATCGTGGGCTGGATTTATTAAATAAAAAAAACAAGCAGCTTAGAAAATTCGATGAAAATATTAGTGGGCCTCTAAAGTTGGAAAATGCTCAAGTAATAACCTTACTAAAAGATAATTTAAATAATATATGGATTGGCACAAATGGTAACGGCTTGTTTAAGTTTGAACACGGATCAAAACAATTGGTATCTATTAAATCATTATTTGATAAAAGAGACTATCAAACTATTTCAGTCATATTTGAAGATTCTAAAGATAGATTATGGGTTGGGACTTTTAGAGATGGCATATACCATTTAGATAAAAAAACTATAGAAATTGTCCACCATTACTCGTTTGAAGATGGTCTATCAAATGCTGGGATATGTGGTATTTTAGATGATGAGAAAGGAAATCTTTGGATTAGTACAAATCGGGGCTTATTAAGATTAAATATACTTGAAAATACTTTTAGAAATTTTGACATATCAGATGGGTTATGTAGCAATTTTTTTAATCTCGGCGCATCGCTAAAAAGTAAAACTGGTAGAATGTATTTTGGCACAAATGCAGGTCTCGTCTATTTCCATCCCGATAGCATTGTTGTAGATTCAGTCCCCCCTCTAGTAGTTATACAAAACATTTCACTTTTCAATCGACCAGATGAAAATCTAGAATATGAAGGATTTATATCAGAGATAGATGAGATTACCCTACCATACAAGCACAATGATCTTCATTTTGAGTATGTTGGGTTGCATTATGGTGAGCCACAAAGAAATAAATACAAATACATTTTGGAAGGATTTGATAAAGAATGGATTGACGCTGGAAACTTGAGAACAGCAACCTACACTAACTTAGATCCAGGTGAATATGTCTTTAGAGTTAAAGCGTCAAACAGTGATGGCGTCTGGAATGAAAAAGGTGCCTCGTTAAAAATAATTATTAATCCACCATTTTGGACAACAACGTGGGCATATCTTTTTTATTTAATATTGTTTGGAAGCATACTTTATTATGCCTGGAGAATGCAGCTTAAAAGAGTTAGAGTAAAACACGAATTTGAAATGAGCAAGTTCGAAGCTCAGAAGCTGCACGAAGTTGACGAAATGAAATCTCGTTTCTTTGCAAACATATCACACGAATTTCGAACACCTCTTACTCTTATCCTTGGTCCTGTAAAACAAATTATTGAAAGAACAAAAGAAACCAGAACAAAAGAAGACTTGAATCTTGTTCACAGAAATGCAAACAGACTTCTGGGATTAGTAAACCAGTTGCTCGATATATCAAAGATTGAATCAGGTAATATGAAACTGCAGACAACTCCGATTAATATTATCCCATATCTCAAAGCTCTTGTCCTGTCTTTTACATCTTACGCTGAAAGAAAAAGAATTTCACTAAACTTTGTCTCAGATGTAGATGAAATAATAGTTTATATCGATAAGGACAAATTTGAAAAGATAATCAACAACATACTTTCAAACGCATTTAAGTTTACCCCTGATGACGGTTTAATAAAAGTAGTAGTTAATCAACATAATGAAAATTTGAAGATTACAGTTAGTGATACCGGCGTTGGAATACCACAAGAGAAGCTGCAAAAAATATTTGATCGGTTCTATCAGGTGGATGGAAGTCATACAAGAGAACAGGAAGGCACTGGGATTGGGCTTTCTTTAACAAAAGAATTAATTGAATTACATAAAGGTAATATTGAAGTTGAAAGTGAAGAAGGTAAAGGTTCTTCATTTATAATTAGTATTCCGTTAGGAACAGACCACTTAAAACCAGATGAAATTATTGAGTTAGAATCAGAGAAGACAGAACATCCTATAACTGAAAGTATCCTGGCAAACACACCCGTAAGTAAAACTAATCTACCCGATATTGATTTAGTAACTAATACAGATAAGCCAATACTTCTAATTGTTGAAGATAATTATGATGTCAGAAATTATATCAGGACTAATCTTGATAACGGTTACAGGATAATAGAAGCTATTGATGGTGAAGATGGATGGAATAGATCAACCAATAATCTTCCGGATTTAATTGTTAGCGATGTAATGATGCCAAGAATGGATGGATTTGAACTTTGTAAAAAAATAAAGACAGATGAAAGAACAAGCCATATCCCAGTTATACTTCTAACTGCTAAAGCCGCCAAACAGGATAAATTAGATGGGTATGAAATCGGAGCCGATGATTACATTATGAAACCATTTGAACCTGACGAGTTAAGAGCAAGAATAAAAAACCTGATCATACAAAGGAAAAAACTTCAGGAGCATTTTAAGAAAAATGGAATATTTGGATTTACTCAATCACAAATCACATCAATAGATAAAAAGTTCTTACAGAATGTATTAAATAAAGTTAATCAACGTATATCAGATGCATCCTTCAGCGTAGAACTGCTATCAGACGATCTTGGTATAAGCAGGTCTGTTGTGCATAGAAAAATCCTATCATTAACCGGGGAAACACCCGGAGAATTGATTAGAAGAATAAGACTAAACAAAGCTGCGGAGCTTATAAAAAATAAGTTCGGAAATCTATCAGAAATCGCACTAGAAGTAGGTTTTAACAATCCGGCTCATTTCTCTGAAAGCTTTAAGAAGCAATTCGGCGTTTCTCCCTCGCATTACCAGTAA
- a CDS encoding T9SS type A sorting domain-containing protein, with amino-acid sequence MNEFLPSEFFLSQNYPNPFKDKTVIKYCVGYKTRVQLTVHNSDGGVIIKLVDEVKQPGTYEIKLNALSVNASRILKLPDGFYLYRLDAGEYFSDKKWFCKNSL; translated from the coding sequence ATGAATGAATTTCTTCCATCAGAGTTTTTCCTAAGCCAGAATTATCCAAATCCATTTAAGGACAAAACAGTAATTAAATATTGTGTCGGTTATAAAACCAGAGTGCAGCTAACAGTTCATAATTCTGATGGTGGGGTAATCATAAAACTAGTTGATGAGGTAAAGCAGCCAGGAACTTATGAAATAAAATTAAATGCTCTTTCTGTAAACGCCAGTAGAATCCTGAAGCTGCCTGATGGATTTTATCTTTATCGCCTGGATGCCGGAGAATATTTCAGTGATAAAAAGTGGTTCTGTAAAAACAGTTTATAA
- a CDS encoding T9SS type A sorting domain-containing protein, which produces MKKVIFLFAILLPIIFSYQIIAQKVDSQRKTYVNVIPEKTQQPFGLPLPAGTYTIGLTGYFPTIDSAFNKLSIDGIAGPITLELIDGLYQAQDESYFLLSGPIAGASETNRILIRPAANKNVTIQSNGFDVFFFSSVSHLTLDGISLTGNTTMTVRSILNSNVVPAAIDFEDDCDYNIIQNITVIVEDYIEGWGIDLWVYDPPSGKTPDHNIIQNNLIKSAGIGIIVTGNLDNITPVRPLDNIIKNNQVGSPSDSLIAWGIQAEYSKGTIIENNVVQNVRYYNDYTNPGINVYCSNECVIRNNLVYNIRGSSNMGTDGISLSGSTGEIGNDNQIYNNIVYDIQCNSTYPGARIGGIQLWYQNNPKIYFNSVYLSGKGATPSGSAALLVDYISANVSIKNNILVNIRDESPYCASSIFVRSGSTITSDFNDLHYTPSQYNCLVKVQTTDYLTLADWQTTGNDPMSINQMPFFNLPDLHLNNAIATNIESRGVAITGIDTDYDGQVRSTTSPDIGADEIDGLIPNIWHPQYTYQPSNIWPVKFSTVSDEICWAAGYNISAPYISSFLRTTNGGINWKYGTIPGTENSRSDCIFAKDINTAYVVTGNVSFTGGTGIYKTIDGGLTWQKHSTAYLNSYWEVCYIHFFDNNNGVAIGQPKNQGELYYEIYTTSDDGINWNRVPDSNIPIANINAFVSFPGMSAFGNSIWIPTVANSPLGNPRIYKSTDRGLTWSVKEIVLPNATTRQYWLGLAFESETTGILTAAHSSSTEAIIKKTTDGGSTWFDITKPVGIISGNSLSHIPGIAGGYVVCGDVNDGTAYTLDGGNSWNLLDNKANFLPDFHSASTGWSVEYPSLRIDKYIGPPIPLPVELTSFTAQAENQKVILRWTTATELNNNGFEIQRKVAESDFATIGFVKGEGTTTNKKEYSYIDKDLVDGKYYYRLKQIDYNGTYEYSDVIEVDVRSLNDYALEQNFPNPFNPITTIGYVLREKTNAKLILLNAIGEEVAVIVNEEQEKGFHKVDFNAGTLASGVYFYRIQAGSFLQTRKMILLK; this is translated from the coding sequence ATGAAAAAAGTTATTTTTTTATTTGCCATTCTTCTTCCCATAATATTTTCCTACCAGATCATTGCTCAAAAAGTTGACTCCCAAAGGAAAACATATGTGAATGTTATTCCAGAAAAAACTCAACAACCATTTGGATTGCCATTACCAGCAGGAACATATACTATAGGGCTTACTGGATATTTCCCAACCATTGATTCGGCATTTAACAAGTTAAGTATTGACGGCATCGCTGGACCGATAACTCTTGAACTCATCGACGGCCTTTATCAGGCACAGGATGAAAGCTACTTTTTGTTAAGTGGTCCGATTGCGGGTGCTAGTGAAACTAACCGCATTCTAATAAGGCCTGCAGCAAATAAAAATGTAACTATTCAGAGTAATGGATTTGATGTATTCTTCTTTTCAAGTGTAAGCCATCTAACGCTTGATGGAATTAGCTTAACAGGTAATACCACTATGACCGTTAGGTCTATTCTGAATAGCAACGTAGTTCCTGCTGCGATAGATTTTGAAGATGATTGTGATTATAACATAATTCAGAATATAACGGTAATTGTGGAGGACTATATTGAAGGATGGGGAATTGATTTATGGGTTTATGATCCCCCGTCAGGTAAAACGCCCGATCATAATATTATCCAGAATAACTTAATCAAATCAGCTGGTATTGGAATAATAGTAACAGGAAATCTAGATAACATAACTCCTGTAAGGCCACTAGACAATATTATTAAAAATAACCAAGTGGGCTCGCCAAGCGATAGCTTAATCGCCTGGGGAATACAAGCAGAATACTCAAAGGGTACAATAATCGAAAACAATGTGGTTCAGAACGTTCGCTATTATAATGACTACACAAATCCTGGTATTAATGTCTATTGTTCTAATGAATGTGTTATAAGAAACAATCTTGTATATAACATTAGAGGATCCAGTAATATGGGTACAGACGGAATTAGTTTATCTGGGTCTACCGGTGAAATTGGGAATGATAATCAAATCTATAATAACATTGTATATGATATCCAGTGCAATTCTACTTATCCCGGGGCAAGAATTGGAGGTATTCAGCTATGGTATCAGAATAATCCAAAAATATATTTTAATTCAGTTTATCTTAGTGGAAAGGGAGCAACACCATCAGGCTCAGCTGCACTACTTGTGGATTATATAAGTGCCAACGTATCAATCAAAAACAATATCCTTGTTAACATAAGAGATGAATCACCTTACTGCGCTTCATCAATTTTCGTAAGATCAGGATCAACAATCACTTCTGACTTTAATGATCTTCATTATACACCGAGTCAATATAATTGTCTTGTGAAAGTTCAAACCACAGATTATTTAACCTTGGCTGATTGGCAGACGACTGGTAATGATCCGATGAGTATAAACCAGATGCCATTTTTTAATTTACCTGATTTACATTTGAACAACGCCATTGCAACAAATATTGAAAGTCGGGGTGTTGCAATAACTGGAATAGATACTGATTATGATGGACAAGTAAGAAGCACTACCTCGCCGGATATTGGTGCTGATGAGATAGATGGGCTAATCCCAAATATCTGGCATCCACAATACACTTATCAACCAAGCAATATTTGGCCAGTAAAATTCTCTACTGTAAGTGATGAAATATGCTGGGCTGCTGGATATAATATTTCTGCACCATATATTAGTAGTTTTTTAAGAACTACGAATGGAGGAATAAACTGGAAATATGGAACAATACCCGGTACAGAAAATTCCAGAAGTGATTGTATTTTTGCTAAGGATATAAATACAGCTTATGTTGTTACGGGGAATGTCTCATTTACAGGTGGAACGGGGATATACAAAACGATTGATGGTGGCTTGACCTGGCAAAAACACTCAACAGCATACTTAAATTCTTACTGGGAAGTTTGCTACATCCATTTCTTTGACAATAATAATGGGGTAGCGATAGGTCAACCAAAGAATCAAGGAGAACTCTATTATGAAATATATACGACTAGTGACGATGGTATAAATTGGAATCGTGTACCTGATTCAAATATACCGATTGCTAATATTAATGCATTTGTTTCTTTTCCAGGAATGTCTGCTTTTGGTAATTCTATTTGGATTCCAACTGTAGCAAATTCACCACTTGGGAATCCAAGAATTTATAAATCAACGGACAGAGGTTTAACCTGGAGTGTAAAAGAGATAGTATTGCCTAATGCAACCACCCGTCAGTACTGGCTTGGATTAGCATTCGAAAGCGAAACAACAGGAATTTTAACGGCTGCACATTCATCCTCTACAGAAGCTATAATAAAGAAAACAACTGATGGTGGTAGTACCTGGTTTGATATCACTAAGCCAGTTGGCATAATTTCAGGTAATTCTCTTAGCCATATACCCGGAATAGCTGGAGGATACGTTGTTTGTGGAGATGTGAATGATGGAACTGCATATACGCTTGATGGTGGAAATTCCTGGAATTTATTAGACAATAAAGCTAACTTTTTACCCGACTTTCATTCTGCGAGTACTGGCTGGAGTGTTGAGTATCCATCACTTAGAATTGATAAATATATCGGTCCACCAATTCCTTTACCGGTTGAATTAACCTCATTTACTGCTCAAGCAGAAAATCAAAAAGTAATTCTTAGATGGACAACAGCTACTGAATTAAATAACAATGGTTTTGAAATACAAAGAAAAGTTGCTGAAAGTGATTTTGCGACTATTGGTTTTGTTAAAGGTGAAGGGACAACAACAAATAAAAAAGAATATTCTTACATTGATAAAGATTTAGTTGATGGAAAATATTACTACAGACTAAAGCAGATTGACTATAATGGCACCTATGAATATTCAGATGTAATTGAAGTTGACGTAAGAAGTCTTAATGATTATGCACTTGAACAAAACTTTCCAAATCCTTTTAACCCGATAACAACAATCGGTTATGTTTTAAGAGAAAAGACAAATGCAAAACTAATATTGCTAAATGCAATTGGTGAAGAAGTTGCTGTAATTGTTAATGAAGAACAGGAAAAAGGATTTCATAAAGTTGATTTTAATGCAGGTACGTTAGCTAGCGGTGTTTATTTCTACAGAATACAAGCTGGAAGCTTTCTGCAGACAAGGAAGATGATACTACTCAAATAA
- a CDS encoding tetratricopeptide repeat protein — protein sequence MKRQQVLLLGLFRAVIFVLFFSACSTKEKEMPITTSSEEAKQLFIQARDYYENIEFQKSLKLLDDAIAIDTNFALAYLYKGLVSGSLSKLSMNIERASLLAENVTDGEKLLIDMTKSSNLDNDQKKSNEYLDKLIVMFPKDPRVYLYKGWHMANTGEYDSAVVYLKTALELNPNYTPAHNLLGYAYLRTKKYDMAEKEFLENIRIAPDRPNPYDSYGEFLFGLGRYEGSQQNYRKAIELDNSWVGSSYNIGDSYLFMNNYSQAREEYNKFIQRAGSFNEKYAGYLSVALSYLYENKPEESLKQIKDLERLSKGENENYYFLNTLGYEAAILCEFGKPNEGLIKYLEMGKLIASEKLSQRDRDRLLLYMNNNLAYAYAINDDLLKANEKAELFKQDILKSNRNDIREAPEWLKVFLENKSGNYAKSIEMTRNLKNPDLEDKYYLAKAYLQTGDKIKAKELFNEIKESKENFFQSALLWTKVNNELAKL from the coding sequence ATGAAACGACAACAAGTTTTATTACTCGGTTTATTTAGAGCTGTAATTTTTGTTTTGTTTTTCTCTGCTTGTTCTACAAAAGAAAAAGAAATGCCAATCACAACTTCATCCGAAGAGGCAAAGCAACTATTTATTCAGGCAAGGGATTATTATGAAAACATTGAATTTCAGAAATCCCTTAAACTTTTAGATGATGCGATAGCAATTGATACTAATTTTGCACTAGCATACCTGTACAAAGGATTAGTTAGTGGAAGTCTTTCAAAGCTTTCTATGAATATTGAAAGAGCCTCGCTTCTCGCTGAAAATGTTACAGATGGTGAAAAACTATTAATTGATATGACAAAATCATCAAACTTGGACAATGATCAGAAAAAAAGTAATGAATATCTGGACAAACTAATTGTAATGTTTCCGAAAGATCCCAGAGTTTATTTATATAAAGGCTGGCATATGGCAAACACAGGCGAATACGATTCAGCAGTCGTATACTTAAAGACAGCATTGGAATTAAATCCCAACTACACACCAGCACACAATCTTTTAGGTTATGCTTATTTAAGAACCAAAAAATATGATATGGCTGAAAAAGAATTTTTAGAAAACATCAGAATTGCACCTGATAGACCAAATCCATATGACTCTTACGGAGAGTTTCTTTTTGGATTAGGAAGGTATGAGGGATCTCAACAAAATTATCGCAAGGCAATCGAGCTGGATAATAGTTGGGTGGGGTCTTCGTATAATATTGGCGACTCATATTTATTTATGAATAATTATAGCCAAGCAAGAGAAGAGTATAATAAATTTATTCAAAGAGCGGGATCATTTAACGAAAAATATGCGGGTTATTTAAGTGTTGCCTTATCTTATCTGTATGAGAATAAACCGGAAGAGTCGTTAAAACAGATAAAAGATCTTGAAAGATTATCAAAGGGAGAAAATGAGAACTATTATTTTCTTAACACCTTAGGTTATGAGGCAGCAATTCTCTGTGAATTTGGTAAGCCTAATGAAGGATTAATAAAATATCTTGAAATGGGGAAATTAATTGCCAGCGAAAAACTTTCTCAGCGTGATAGAGATAGACTTCTTTTATATATGAATAACAATCTTGCTTATGCTTATGCAATTAACGATGATCTTTTAAAAGCTAATGAAAAAGCAGAACTATTTAAACAAGATATATTAAAAAGTAATCGTAACGATATACGGGAAGCTCCGGAATGGTTGAAAGTATTTTTAGAAAATAAATCTGGAAATTATGCAAAGTCTATTGAGATGACTAGAAACCTTAAGAACCCCGATCTTGAGGATAAATATTATTTGGCAAAAGCTTATTTACAAACAGGAGACAAAATAAAAGCAAAAGAATTGTTTAATGAGATTAAGGAATCAAAAGAAAATTTTTTTCAATCAGCTTTATTGTGGACTAAGGTTAATAACGAGTTAGCAAAATTGTAA